The Populus nigra chromosome 19, ddPopNigr1.1, whole genome shotgun sequence genome includes a window with the following:
- the LOC133679166 gene encoding ABC transporter G family member 23: MASCFQQPSIEEDSVIFFSTSNSPEEYSTSPSSSFNPSPPPQPHQHSRIYFELSVRNLSYTICPNRPVCTSFSHLMQKPKPINILKSVSFDARGSEILAVVGPSGTGKSSLLRIISGRVKDKDFDPKSVLINGRCMASTARLRKICGFVTQEDNLLPLLTVKETLMFSAKFRLKEKSSKEREERVESLMRELGLFHVANSFVGDEENRGISGGERKRVSIGVDMIHDPPILLLDEPTSGLDSTSALQVIELLSSMAKAKQRTVVLSIHQPSYRILQYIPNFLILSRGSVVHNGSLESLEETITKLGFQIPLQLNALEFAMEIINTLEDAKSKMYMPALENEPYSNSIWPQEEIVQIQQGSDTKYSGFCSFFNLYEIIFLCSRFWKVIYRTKQLFLARTMQAIVGGFGLASVYIKVRKDEGGVAERLGLFAFSLSFLLSSTVEALPIYLQERRVLMKESSRGAYNISSYMIANTIVFLPFLFAVAMLFSIPVYWIVGLNPSIAAFAFFVFVVWLIVLMASSLVLFLSAVSPDFISGNSLICTVLGAFFLFSGYFIPKENIPKYWLFMYYVSLYRYPLDSLLTNEYWSVRNECFSWQGQDHSKCVLTGNDVLKSRGLDRDTRWINVGIMFGFFVFYRVLCWIILARRASKTTI, from the coding sequence ATGGCATCTTGTTTCCAGCAACCAAGTATTGAGGAAGACTCGGTGATATTCTTCTCAACTTCTAATTCCCCCGAGGAATACTCCACCAGCCCCTCCTCTTCTTTCAATCCCTCACCACCGCCACAACCTCATCAACATTCACGAATATATTTTGAACTTTCTGTAAGAAATCTTTCCTATACCATCTGTCCTAACAGGCCAGTATGCACTTCATTTTCTCACTTGATGCAAAAGCCTAAGCCCATCAACATACTTAAATCAGTTTCTTTTGATGCGAGAGGCTCTGAAATTCTAGCCGTTGTTGGTCCAAGTGGCACCGGAAAATCAAGTCTTCTTCGGATCATATCAGGCAGAGTCAAAGATAAGGATTTTGATCCAAAGAGCGTGTTAATAAATGGTCGCTGCATGGCTAGTACAGCTCGGTTGAGGAAGATATGTGGATTTGTCACACAGGAGGATAATTTACTTCCTTTACTGACTGTGAAGGAAACACTTATGTTCAGTGCCAAGTTCAGGCTCAAAGAAAAGAGttcaaaagagagagaagagagggtgGAGAGCTTGATGCGTGAGCTTGGCCTTTTCCATGTTGCAAATAGTTTTGTTGGTGATGAAGAGAATAGAGGGATATCTGGTGGAGAAAGAAAGAGGGTGTCAATTGGGGTTGACATGATTCATGATCCACCAATTCTACTCCTTGATGAACCAACTTCAGGCCTAGACAGCACTTCAGCACTTCAAGTGATCGAGCTGCTTTCATCAATGGCAAAAGCAAAGCAAAGGACAGTGGTGTTATCTATCCATCAACCAAGCTATCGAATTCTTCAGTACATTCCCAATTTCTTAATCCTGTCTCGTGGTTCGGTTGTGCATAATGGCAGCCTGGAATCACTAGAGGAAACCATAACCAAGTTGGGATTCCAAATTCCATTGCAGTTGAATGCTCTGGAGTTTGCAATGGAAATTATCAATACATTAGAAGATGCAAAATCCAAAATGTACATGCCTGCTCTAGAAAATGAACCATATTCCAACTCAATTTGGCCCCAAGAAGAAATTGTCCAAATCCAACAAGGTTCTGATACCAAATACTCAGGCTTTTGCTCCTTCTTCAATTtgtatgaaattatatttctcTGCTCAAGATTTTGGAAGGTCATTTATAGAACAAAGCAGCTATTCTTGGCAAGAACAATGCAAGCCATTGTTGGAGGCTTTGGGTTAGCCAGTGTATATATCAAGGTGAGGAAGGATGAAGGAGGGGTTGCTGAACGATTAGGCCTATTTGCTTTCAGTCTAAGTTTTCTCCTTTCTTCAACAGTGGAAGCTCTTCCAATATACCTTCAGGAGCGGCGTGTTCTGATGAAGGAATCTTCAAGAGGAGCCTATAATATCTCCTCTTACATGATTGCCAACACCATTGTCTTTCTGCCTTTCTTGTTTGCTGTGGCTATGCTTTTCTCCATCCCTGTGTACTGGATTGTCGGACTTAATCCTTCCATCGCTGCCTTTGCATTCTTCGTATTTGTGGTCTGGCTTATTGTCCTGATGGCTAGTTCTCTAGTGCTTTTCCTAAGTGCAGTCTCCCCTGACTTCATTTCAGGAAATTCTCTCATCTGCACAGTGCTTGGAgcattctttctcttctctggATACTTCATTCCGAAAGAGAACATCCCCAAATATTGGCTGTTCATGTACTATGTTTCCCTCTACAGGTATCCATTGGATTCGCTGCTTACAAATGAGTATTGGAGTGTGAGAAATGAGTGTTTCTCTTGGCAGGGTCAGGATCATTCCAAGTGTGTGCTTACAGGAAATGATGTCTTGAAGAGTAGAGGACTTGACAGGGATACTAGGTGGATAAATGTGGGAATCATGTttggtttctttgttttctatCGCGTGCTTTGTTGGATAATTCTTGCTAGAAGGGCTTCAAAAACAACAATATGA
- the LOC133680153 gene encoding AT-hook motif nuclear-localized protein 28-like: MADHFGGAISLSRELSHTSDDSSSDHSPRSVPTLSATPVTADSPSRLGRPHNNTSPDDHIHHNNIQSVQIQRKPRGRPPGSKNRPKPPIIITKDCESSMKPAILEISAGSDVIEAIVNFARRNHAGISVISATGSVANVTLRHPVSHTPSLSLHGPFNLLALFGSVVGSLATNKASCASSPPGSAVHSCSSFGISLAGAQGQVFGGIVAGKVIAATQVVVVAATFLNPTFHRLPGENDEADQETKPSVGGGPASESCVSTGMSMAVYGVANPTPANCQMSPPEIMHWPGPPSRPSY; this comes from the coding sequence ATGGCAGATCACTTTGGAGGcgcaatctctctctctcgagaACTCTCCCACACCTCTGATGACTCCTCCTCCGATCATAGCCCAAGAAGTGTCCCTACACTCTCCGCCACTCCTGTAACTGCAGACTCTCCATCAAGACTTGGTCGACCCCACAACAATACCTCTCCTGATGATCACATCCACCATAACAACATCCAATCAGTTCAGATCCAGAGAAAGCCAAGAGGCAGACCTCCGGGCTCAAAAAACAGGCCTAAACCACCCATTATCATCACCAAAGACTGTGAATCCTCCATGAAACCAGCCATCCTCGAGATCTCCGCTGGTTCTGATGTAATCGAAGCCATCGTCAACTTTGCTCGTAGAAACCATGCGGGCATAAGTGTTATAAGTGCAACTGGGTCTGTTGCTAATGTTACTCTTCGCCACCCAGTTTCTCATACTCCTTCTCTATCTCTACATGGACCGTTTAACTTGCTTGCATTGTTTGGCTCTGTTGTTGGTTCTCTCGCAACAAACAAAGCATCATGCGCTTCTTCTCCTCCTGGTTCTGCAGTGcattcttgttcttcttttggGATATCTCTTGCAGGGGCACAAGGGCAGGTTTTTGGAGGGATAGTGGCTGGAAAGGTGATAGCTGCAACGCAAGTTGTGGTGGTGGCAGCTACTTTCTTGAACCCTACGTTTCACAGGCTACCAGGTGAGAATGATGAGGCTGACCAAGAGACTAAACCTAGTGTTGGTGGTGGTCCTGCAAGCGAGTCTTGCGTTAGTACTGGCATGTCCATGGCTGTTTATGGTGTGGCTAATCCAACTCCAGCCAATTGCCAGATGTCTCCTCCCGAAATTATGCACTGGCCGGGTCCTCCCTCGCGTCCATCTTATTAG